GTACGTGCCGTCGATGAGGTGGAGGCGCATCGGCCGACTCTACCTTGCACAAGCGGCGCGACCGCGGCAGGAATGCGGGCGATGGATCCCAGCACCACGCCCTTCTCTCTGCTCGGCGGCGAGGCGGCCGTCATGGCCCTCGCCGAAGATTTTTACGAGGTGATGTTCCGCGACGAGCCCGCGCTCGCCGGCCTGCACCGCCGCGATCCCGACGGCCGCGTCGCCAAGGTCTCGCGCGAGCGCTTCGGGCTCTTCCTGGTGGGCTGGCTGGGCGGGCCGCAGCACTACATGGAGAAGCACGGCCATCCGCGGCTGCGCATGCGGCACGGGCAGGTGGCGGTGGACGTGGCGATGCGCGACGCCTGGCTGCGCTGCATGCAGAAGGCGCTCGATCAGCGCGGCGTCACGGGCGAGGTGCGCGGCTTCCTGGACCAGCGCTTCGCCGAGGTGGCGGACTTTCTGCGCAACGTCGAAGGCTGACTCAGGTCCACGAGCCGCGGCGGGTGGGCGCGGCCGCGAGCTCCTCCGCGAGCACCTTCAAGTAGCGCGCGCGGGGCCACTCCTCGGCGCCGAGGGCCTCGGTGTGCGGATTGAGCACCTGACAATCGATATATCTGAATCCAAAGCCGCGGACCTTCTCGACCAGGCCCACGGTGGCGATCTTCGACGCGTCGCTGGCGCGGGAGAACATGCTCTCGCCGAAGAACATGCGCCCCAGCGACACGCCGTAGAGCCCGCCCACCAGCTCGCCCCCGAGGTAGGTCTCCACCGAGTGCGCGTAGCCCTGGCGGTGCAGCTGGACGTACGCGGCCTCCATCTCGTCGGTGATCCACGTG
This genomic interval from Deltaproteobacteria bacterium contains the following:
- a CDS encoding leucyl/phenylalanyl-tRNA--protein transferase, with product MPIYRLTKELVFPPPTEAVNGLLAVGGDLRPERLLLAYSQGIFPWYDEDQPILWHSPDPRAVLAVDKLHVGRTLKKVMNKKVYELCFDTRFAEVIAGCKAAYRPGQSGTWITDEMEAAYVQLHRQGYAHSVETYLGGELVGGLYGVSLGRMFFGESMFSRASDASKIATVGLVEKVRGFGFRYIDCQVLNPHTEALGAEEWPRARYLKVLAEELAAAPTRRGSWT
- a CDS encoding cyanoglobin encodes the protein MRAMDPSTTPFSLLGGEAAVMALAEDFYEVMFRDEPALAGLHRRDPDGRVAKVSRERFGLFLVGWLGGPQHYMEKHGHPRLRMRHGQVAVDVAMRDAWLRCMQKALDQRGVTGEVRGFLDQRFAEVADFLRNVEG